Proteins from a single region of Streptomyces sp. TN58:
- a CDS encoding globin domain-containing protein, with the protein MLSEQSTATVRATLPAVGAAIGDITELFYTKLFAAHPELLRDLFNRGNQAAGLQKQALAGSIAAFATHLVAHPDTRPDVMLGRIAHKHASLGVTREQYTVVHRHLFAAIAEVLGGAVTPEVARAWDEVYWLMANALVAIEERLYAGHRIAAGDVWREWTVTGRSEETADCATFHMVPADGAAAPAHLPGQYVSVQVELPDGARQIRQYSLSSPPGSAVRAITVKRVHGPAAGGPDGEVSNHLHAHVRPGDTLRVSAPYGDLVLADSGAPVLLASAGIGCTPMLSMLEHLADTGYAAPVTVLHADRSPADHPLRADHRALTHKLADASARFWYEQDAEPGDGTGLMDLTDVAVAPGTSAYLCGPLPFMRSVREQLLAKGVPASDIHYEVFGPDLWLASA; encoded by the coding sequence ATGCTGTCCGAGCAGTCGACCGCGACCGTCCGAGCCACTCTGCCCGCCGTCGGAGCGGCCATCGGGGACATAACAGAGCTCTTCTACACCAAGCTCTTCGCGGCCCACCCGGAGCTGCTCCGCGACCTCTTCAACCGGGGCAACCAGGCGGCGGGCCTGCAGAAGCAGGCGCTCGCCGGTTCCATCGCCGCCTTCGCCACCCACCTCGTCGCGCACCCGGACACCCGCCCCGACGTGATGCTCGGCCGCATCGCGCACAAGCACGCCAGCCTCGGCGTCACCCGGGAGCAGTACACCGTCGTCCACCGGCACCTCTTCGCCGCGATCGCCGAAGTTCTCGGCGGGGCCGTGACGCCCGAGGTCGCCCGGGCCTGGGACGAGGTCTACTGGCTGATGGCGAACGCCCTCGTGGCCATCGAGGAGCGCCTCTACGCCGGGCACCGGATCGCCGCCGGCGACGTGTGGCGCGAGTGGACGGTCACCGGCCGGTCGGAGGAGACGGCCGACTGCGCCACCTTCCACATGGTCCCCGCGGACGGCGCCGCCGCTCCCGCGCACCTGCCCGGCCAGTACGTCTCGGTGCAGGTCGAACTGCCGGACGGCGCCCGCCAGATCCGCCAGTACAGCCTGTCCTCCCCGCCCGGCTCCGCGGTCCGCGCGATCACCGTGAAGCGGGTCCACGGACCGGCCGCGGGAGGCCCCGACGGCGAGGTCTCCAACCACCTGCACGCCCACGTCCGGCCCGGCGACACCCTGCGCGTCTCCGCCCCGTACGGAGACCTGGTCCTGGCGGACTCCGGCGCTCCGGTCCTGCTCGCGTCGGCGGGCATCGGCTGCACGCCGATGCTCTCGATGCTGGAGCACCTGGCCGACACCGGATACGCCGCCCCGGTCACGGTCCTGCACGCCGACCGCTCCCCCGCGGACCACCCCCTGCGGGCCGACCACCGGGCCCTCACCCACAAGCTCGCCGACGCCTCGGCCCGCTTCTGGTACGAGCAGGACGCCGAACCGGGCGACGGCACGGGCCTCATGGACCTGACCGACGTCGCGGTCGCCCCGGGCACCAGCGCCTACCTGTGCGGACCGCTGCCCTTCATGCGGTCCGTGCGCGAGCAGCTGCTCGCCAAGGGCGTGCCGGCGAGCGACATCCACTACGAGGTGTTCGGCCCGGACCTGTGGCTCGCTTCCGCTTGA
- a CDS encoding RrF2 family transcriptional regulator, with amino-acid sequence MRLTRFTDLALRTLMRLAVVEETDLPTTRDVAATMEVPYTHTAKVVARLQHLGLVEARRGRGGGLTLTTAGRAASVGAVVRELEGDGDVVDCDGTAPCPLRGACVLRGALRRAQEAFFAALDPLTVDDLVAAPTGPLLLGISSRAPTKAEGP; translated from the coding sequence ATGCGGCTGACGCGATTCACCGACCTGGCCCTGCGCACCCTGATGCGCCTGGCCGTGGTCGAGGAGACGGACTTGCCGACCACGCGCGACGTGGCGGCGACGATGGAGGTCCCTTACACCCACACGGCCAAGGTGGTCGCCAGGCTCCAGCACCTCGGCCTTGTCGAGGCGCGGCGCGGGCGCGGCGGAGGGCTCACCCTGACCACCGCGGGACGGGCCGCCTCGGTGGGTGCGGTGGTGCGCGAACTGGAGGGCGACGGCGACGTCGTGGACTGCGACGGAACGGCCCCCTGCCCGCTGCGCGGGGCGTGCGTGCTGCGCGGTGCGCTGCGCCGCGCCCAGGAGGCGTTCTTCGCCGCCCTGGACCCGCTGACGGTGGACGACCTGGTGGCTGCGCCGACCGGGCCGCTCCTGCTGGGCATTTCGAGCCGGGCGCCCACGAAGGCCGAAGGTCCCTGA
- a CDS encoding family 2B encapsulin nanocompartment shell protein, translated as MSVQAGSESEAQTPQRSLGTAAARNLATTTKSAPQMQEITSRWLLKMLPWVSVQGGTYRVNRRLTYSVGNGIVEFVKTGTQVQVIPAELGELPLLRDYEDLDVLGELAQRCRQIDFEAGQELTSFGSPSGEVFLLAHGRIDQIGPGPYGDDAVLRTVADGAYFGEDSLVDEESIWEYTARAATPGTALALSRQDFQLLADRVPSLREHLDRVCSMPAQRTNKYGEAEIDLSAGHMGEAVLPGTFVDYEARPREYELSIAQTVLRVHTRVADLYNQPMNQTEQQLRLTVEALRERQEHEMLNNRDFGLLHNTDYDQRIQPHDGGPGPDDMDQLLSMRRGSKLFLAHPEAIAAFGRECNKRGIHPGTVDVDGTRVTTWRGVPIFPSNKIPISDARTTSILCMRTGEDEQGVVGLHQPGIPDEIEPSMSVRFMGISEQAIISYLVTAYFSAAVLVPDAIGVLENVEIGRRR; from the coding sequence ATGTCGGTCCAGGCAGGTTCCGAGTCCGAGGCCCAGACACCGCAGCGCAGTCTGGGTACGGCGGCCGCACGGAACTTGGCAACCACGACCAAGTCCGCGCCGCAGATGCAGGAGATCACTTCGCGGTGGCTGCTGAAGATGCTGCCGTGGGTGTCGGTGCAGGGTGGCACCTACCGGGTCAACCGCCGGCTGACCTACTCGGTCGGCAACGGCATCGTGGAATTCGTCAAGACCGGGACCCAGGTGCAGGTCATCCCGGCCGAGCTCGGCGAACTCCCGCTGCTGCGCGACTACGAGGACCTCGACGTCCTCGGCGAGCTCGCCCAGCGGTGCCGCCAGATCGACTTCGAGGCCGGCCAGGAGCTCACCTCCTTCGGCAGCCCCTCCGGCGAGGTCTTCCTGCTCGCGCACGGCCGCATCGACCAGATCGGCCCCGGCCCCTACGGGGACGACGCCGTCCTGCGGACCGTCGCCGACGGCGCCTACTTCGGCGAGGATTCGCTCGTCGATGAAGAATCGATTTGGGAGTACACCGCCCGCGCCGCCACCCCCGGCACCGCGCTCGCCCTCTCCCGGCAGGACTTCCAGCTGCTGGCCGACCGGGTCCCCTCGCTGCGCGAGCACCTGGACCGCGTGTGCTCCATGCCCGCCCAGCGCACCAACAAGTACGGCGAGGCGGAGATCGACCTCTCGGCCGGACACATGGGCGAAGCCGTTCTGCCCGGCACCTTCGTGGACTACGAGGCCCGCCCGCGCGAGTACGAGCTGTCCATCGCCCAGACGGTCCTGCGCGTGCACACCCGCGTCGCCGACCTCTACAACCAGCCGATGAACCAGACCGAGCAGCAGCTGCGGCTCACGGTCGAGGCGCTGCGCGAGCGCCAGGAGCACGAGATGCTCAACAACCGCGACTTCGGCCTCCTCCACAACACCGACTACGACCAGCGCATCCAGCCGCACGACGGCGGCCCCGGCCCCGACGACATGGACCAGCTGCTCAGCATGCGGCGGGGCTCCAAGCTCTTCCTCGCGCACCCCGAGGCCATCGCCGCCTTCGGCCGTGAGTGCAACAAGCGCGGGATCCACCCGGGCACGGTGGACGTCGACGGCACCCGGGTGACGACCTGGCGCGGGGTGCCGATCTTCCCGAGCAACAAGATCCCGATCAGCGACGCCCGCACCACCTCCATCCTGTGCATGCGCACCGGCGAGGACGAGCAGGGCGTGGTCGGCCTGCACCAGCCGGGCATCCCGGACGAGATCGAGCCGAGCATGTCGGTCCGCTTCATGGGGATCAGCGAGCAGGCGATCATCTCGTACCTGGTCACCGCCTACTTCTCCGCCGCGGTGCTGGTACCGGACGCGATCGGCGTACTGGAGAACGTCGAGATCGGCCGCCGGCGCTGA
- a CDS encoding family 2 encapsulin nanocompartment cargo protein polyprenyl transferase, protein MSEVNTIATGEGQEAAALLERTREAVDPELRRTVESLPGGMRRVAMYHFGWEHADGTPAEGSAGKAIRPALVLAAAQALQDHGLGPVDHAVRAAVAVELAHNFTLLHDDVIDKDVRRRGRATAWTVFGTPDAIVTGDAMMALALRLLAQDPHPAAAAASARLSACTIELCAGQQADCAFEQRPDVSLDECLTMATAKTGALLGCACALGALYAGAGPDEVDAMDAFGREAGLAFQLIDDLIGIWGDPGHTGKAAGADLIARKKSLPVVAALTSGTRAGQELAELYAGPMTGDDVRRAADAVDRAGGRDWAQAHAADRMGRAVQQLSRAVPDLGAAGGLLALAEFVTRRTR, encoded by the coding sequence CTGAGCGAGGTGAACACCATCGCGACCGGCGAGGGCCAGGAGGCCGCGGCCCTGCTGGAACGTACGAGAGAGGCGGTCGACCCGGAACTGCGCCGCACCGTCGAGAGCCTGCCGGGCGGCATGCGGCGCGTGGCGATGTACCACTTCGGCTGGGAGCACGCGGACGGCACCCCGGCCGAGGGCAGCGCCGGCAAGGCCATCCGGCCGGCCCTGGTACTGGCCGCGGCCCAGGCCCTGCAGGACCACGGCCTCGGCCCCGTCGACCACGCCGTACGGGCGGCCGTCGCCGTGGAGCTGGCACACAACTTCACGCTGCTCCACGACGACGTCATCGACAAGGACGTCCGCCGGCGGGGCCGGGCCACCGCGTGGACCGTCTTCGGCACACCGGACGCGATCGTCACGGGCGACGCCATGATGGCGCTCGCGCTGAGACTGCTCGCGCAGGACCCGCACCCCGCCGCGGCGGCGGCCTCGGCCCGGCTCTCCGCCTGCACCATCGAGCTGTGCGCCGGCCAGCAGGCCGACTGCGCCTTCGAGCAGCGCCCGGACGTCTCGCTCGACGAGTGCCTGACCATGGCGACGGCCAAGACGGGGGCGCTGCTGGGCTGCGCGTGCGCGCTGGGCGCGCTGTACGCGGGGGCCGGACCGGACGAGGTCGACGCCATGGACGCCTTCGGCCGGGAGGCGGGCCTGGCCTTCCAGCTGATCGACGACCTGATCGGCATCTGGGGGGATCCGGGGCACACCGGCAAGGCGGCCGGGGCCGACCTGATCGCCCGCAAGAAGTCCCTGCCGGTGGTGGCGGCCCTCACCTCGGGCACCCGGGCGGGCCAGGAGCTGGCCGAGCTGTACGCCGGCCCCATGACCGGGGACGACGTCCGCAGGGCGGCCGACGCCGTGGACCGGGCCGGCGGCCGCGACTGGGCGCAGGCCCACGCCGCCGACCGGATGGGCCGGGCGGTCCAGCAGCTGTCCCGGGCCGTTCCGGACCTCGGGGCGGCGGGCGGGCTGCTGGCGCTGGCGGAGTTCGTGACGCGCCGTACGAGGTGA
- a CDS encoding GNAT family N-acetyltransferase, which translates to MALEIRRADQSDRDAVARLLDQAFRTDPVSSWVFPDPVHRAAVHERFLGVFVDVALAEGRIDYAADGSAAALWLRIPAGEPEGEDDVPARMRAVADPDNERCELVGRLTGAVHPTSEEHEYLLMIAVAPDRQGEGLGTELMRPVLERCDREGVPAYLEASSERSRGLYERLGWELTGEAVRLPDGPLMWPMWRKPRG; encoded by the coding sequence GTGGCGCTGGAGATACGTCGGGCGGATCAGTCGGACCGGGACGCGGTGGCGCGGCTGCTCGACCAGGCCTTTCGCACCGACCCGGTGAGCAGCTGGGTCTTCCCGGACCCGGTCCACCGGGCGGCCGTGCACGAGAGGTTCCTCGGCGTCTTCGTGGACGTCGCGCTGGCCGAGGGCCGGATCGACTACGCCGCGGACGGCTCGGCGGCCGCCCTGTGGCTGCGGATCCCGGCGGGCGAGCCGGAGGGGGAGGACGACGTACCGGCGCGGATGCGGGCCGTGGCGGACCCGGACAACGAGCGGTGCGAGCTGGTGGGGCGGCTGACGGGCGCCGTACATCCGACCTCGGAGGAGCACGAGTACCTGCTGATGATCGCGGTCGCCCCGGACCGGCAGGGGGAGGGGCTGGGCACCGAGCTGATGCGGCCGGTGCTGGAGCGCTGCGACCGTGAGGGCGTGCCGGCGTACCTGGAGGCGAGCAGCGAGCGCAGCAGGGGCCTGTACGAGCGGCTGGGCTGGGAGCTCACCGGTGAGGCGGTACGGCTGCCGGACGGGCCCCTGATGTGGCCGATGTGGCGCAAGCCGAGGGGCTGA
- the snpA gene encoding snapalysin, translating into MRHSRKAVLSTAVGIGLAAALGAVPTAAAAPAPVGNAASFAAYERSPENAAANRAFFEAVQRSVAEQRAANPGALAVTVTYNTRNAPSFRSQIAASTRIWNSSVSNVRLQEVSSGGNFSYREGNDSRGSYASTDGHGRGYIFLDYRQNQQYNSTRVTSHETGHVLGLPDHYSGPCSELMSGGGPGTSCQNATPNSAERARVNQLWANGFASGLGAKELAPTG; encoded by the coding sequence ATGCGCCACTCCCGTAAGGCCGTTCTGTCGACCGCCGTCGGCATCGGTCTCGCCGCCGCGCTCGGCGCCGTCCCCACCGCCGCCGCCGCTCCCGCCCCCGTCGGCAATGCCGCGAGCTTCGCGGCGTACGAGCGCTCGCCGGAGAACGCGGCCGCCAACCGCGCCTTCTTCGAGGCCGTGCAGCGCTCGGTCGCCGAACAGCGTGCCGCGAACCCGGGCGCCCTCGCCGTCACCGTCACGTACAACACCCGCAACGCGCCGAGCTTCCGCTCCCAGATAGCCGCCTCCACCCGCATCTGGAACAGCTCGGTGAGCAACGTGAGGCTGCAGGAGGTGTCTTCCGGCGGGAACTTCTCCTACCGCGAGGGCAACGACTCACGGGGCTCGTACGCGAGCACCGACGGGCACGGCCGGGGCTACATCTTCCTCGACTACCGGCAGAACCAGCAGTACAACTCCACCCGGGTGACCTCGCACGAGACCGGCCACGTGCTGGGCCTGCCGGACCACTACTCGGGCCCGTGCAGCGAGCTGATGTCGGGCGGCGGCCCGGGCACCTCGTGCCAGAACGCCACCCCGAACTCCGCCGAGCGGGCACGCGTCAACCAGCTCTGGGCCAACGGCTTCGCCTCCGGCCTGGGCGCGAAGGAGCTCGCGCCCACCGGCTGA
- a CDS encoding LysR family transcriptional regulator, translated as MELEVRHLRALCAIADAGSLHKAARQLGVSQPSLTTQLRRIERALDGELFLRERTGCRPTPFGRTVLGRARPLLADMAALVAEARAQAHGPRLRIGSTASRALPGWLRRLHRRLPDTETSLLVDVSANALLRMVAAGQLDVAFVHEVEGSPLRVPEGLQTHVLMEREPQFVSMPRDHPAAGQEIVSLRDLAADRWAVDPSVDGEWDGLRRVFAGAGLDPPVLHTDYHTATSLIISGEAVAPCQPTSGPREDMAIRPLCGDPLAVRLLLATRPGAHAEVYEDLRDAYREAALRTPPYRAWLHHHASPLLEAA; from the coding sequence ATGGAGCTTGAGGTCAGGCACCTGCGCGCGCTGTGCGCCATCGCCGACGCCGGAAGTCTGCACAAGGCTGCCCGGCAACTCGGCGTGAGCCAGCCCTCGTTGACCACGCAGTTACGCCGCATCGAACGCGCCCTGGACGGCGAGCTGTTCCTGCGCGAACGGACCGGCTGCCGGCCCACCCCTTTCGGCCGCACCGTCCTGGGCCGGGCCCGGCCCTTGCTCGCCGACATGGCCGCCCTGGTGGCGGAGGCCCGCGCACAGGCCCACGGCCCGCGGCTGCGCATCGGATCGACGGCCAGCCGGGCACTGCCGGGATGGCTGCGCCGGCTCCACCGGCGGCTCCCGGACACCGAGACCTCCCTCCTGGTGGACGTCTCCGCGAACGCGCTGCTCAGGATGGTGGCGGCGGGGCAGCTGGACGTGGCGTTCGTGCACGAGGTGGAGGGCAGCCCGCTGCGGGTGCCCGAGGGGCTTCAGACGCACGTGCTGATGGAACGTGAGCCGCAGTTCGTCTCGATGCCGAGGGACCATCCCGCGGCGGGGCAGGAGATCGTCTCCTTACGGGATCTGGCGGCCGACCGCTGGGCGGTGGACCCCTCCGTCGACGGTGAATGGGACGGCCTGCGGCGGGTCTTCGCCGGGGCCGGGCTCGACCCGCCGGTGCTGCACACGGACTACCACACGGCGACCTCGCTGATCATCTCCGGCGAGGCGGTCGCCCCCTGCCAGCCCACCTCCGGGCCGCGCGAGGACATGGCCATCCGGCCGCTGTGCGGGGACCCCCTCGCCGTGCGGCTGCTGCTGGCGACCCGCCCCGGCGCACACGCCGAGGTCTACGAGGACCTGCGCGACGCCTACCGCGAGGCCGCCCTGCGCACACCCCCGTACCGGGCGTGGCTGCACCACCACGCGAGCCCCCTGCTGGAGGCGGCCTGA
- a CDS encoding DUF4097 family beta strand repeat-containing protein, whose protein sequence is MAEQPSQAPQASQPSRSTWHLAEPRKLTFDEPVTELRVRVVSGTVNVVATEEGPARLEVTEVDGPPLYVVQEDGILTVSYEDLPWNGTHGLKQWFEDKPWKSWSASSSGRKVWERRAVVTLTVPAATRVHVATVDAGAFVSGIRAATDVKGVSGDATLVGLSGRVKAHTVSGSVEAQSVTGDLGFHSVSGGLTVVDGAGASVRADSVSGDMLIDLDPGQDAARPVDIALNSVSGEVAIRLPHPADARVEANTATGGVSNAFEDLRVSGQLGAKRITGTLGSGAGTLRATTVSGAIALLRRPPADAAAPAAPLALDKKVL, encoded by the coding sequence ATGGCAGAGCAGCCGTCACAGGCGCCCCAGGCATCCCAGCCGTCGCGGTCGACGTGGCACCTCGCCGAACCGCGCAAGCTCACCTTCGACGAGCCGGTGACCGAGCTCCGCGTCCGCGTCGTCAGCGGCACGGTGAACGTCGTCGCCACCGAGGAGGGCCCCGCCCGCCTGGAGGTCACCGAGGTCGACGGACCGCCGCTGTACGTCGTACAGGAGGACGGCATCCTCACCGTCTCCTACGAGGACCTGCCCTGGAACGGCACGCACGGCCTCAAGCAGTGGTTCGAGGACAAGCCCTGGAAGTCCTGGTCCGCTTCCTCGTCCGGCCGCAAGGTGTGGGAGCGCCGCGCGGTGGTCACCCTCACCGTGCCCGCCGCCACCCGCGTCCACGTGGCCACGGTCGACGCGGGCGCCTTCGTCTCCGGCATCCGCGCCGCCACCGACGTCAAGGGGGTCTCCGGCGACGCCACGCTCGTCGGGCTGTCCGGCCGGGTCAAGGCGCACACCGTCTCCGGCAGCGTCGAGGCCCAGTCCGTCACCGGCGACCTCGGCTTCCACTCCGTCTCCGGCGGCCTGACCGTCGTCGACGGCGCGGGGGCGAGCGTACGGGCCGACTCGGTCAGCGGCGACATGCTGATCGACCTCGACCCCGGCCAGGACGCCGCACGCCCCGTGGACATCGCCCTGAACTCCGTCTCCGGCGAGGTGGCGATCCGCCTCCCGCACCCCGCGGACGCCCGCGTGGAGGCCAACACCGCCACCGGCGGCGTCTCCAACGCCTTCGAGGACCTGCGGGTCTCCGGCCAGCTCGGCGCCAAGCGGATCACCGGCACCCTCGGTTCCGGCGCCGGCACCCTGCGGGCCACCACGGTCTCCGGCGCCATCGCGCTGCTGCGCCGCCCGCCGGCCGACGCCGCCGCCCCCGCCGCTCCGCTCGCGCTCGACAAGAAGGTGCTCTGA
- a CDS encoding PadR family transcriptional regulator, whose amino-acid sequence MPPVFAHGRLRLYLLKLLDEAPRHGYEVIRLLEERFQGLYAPSAGTVYPRLAKLEAEGLVTHATEGGRKVYSITEAGRAELADRSGELADLELEIRDSVTELAAEIRSDVRGAAGDLRREMRAAASASATRVGEDDSWQAAKEELRKARQEWKEQARRAKDESRRAREEAQTARRQAKEAQDRAREEVQRIAAQLQEQFAKSGGVLGSLAGAWLGGTHGPGAAGKAGAAPGEDRPSDRAGDRAPDRAADWAADLAPTGDPARDLDRLLDRFRDEVRDAARDHGVTAARVAEARDHLAAAAARLGTTFGSRP is encoded by the coding sequence ATGCCGCCCGTCTTCGCCCACGGCCGCCTCCGCCTCTACCTCCTCAAGCTGCTGGACGAGGCGCCGCGCCACGGGTACGAGGTGATCCGGCTGCTGGAGGAGCGCTTCCAGGGCCTCTACGCCCCCTCCGCGGGCACGGTCTACCCGCGCCTGGCCAAGCTGGAGGCGGAGGGTCTGGTCACCCACGCCACCGAGGGCGGGCGCAAGGTGTACTCCATCACCGAGGCGGGCCGCGCCGAGCTGGCGGACCGCAGCGGCGAACTGGCCGACCTGGAGCTGGAGATCCGCGACTCGGTCACCGAACTGGCCGCCGAGATCCGCAGCGACGTCCGCGGCGCCGCGGGGGACCTGCGGCGCGAGATGCGGGCGGCGGCCTCGGCGTCGGCGACCCGGGTGGGCGAGGACGACTCCTGGCAGGCGGCCAAGGAGGAGCTGCGCAAGGCCAGGCAGGAGTGGAAGGAGCAGGCCCGTCGGGCGAAGGACGAGAGCCGCCGGGCCCGCGAGGAGGCGCAGACGGCCCGCCGCCAGGCCAAGGAGGCCCAGGACCGGGCCCGCGAGGAGGTCCAGCGCATCGCGGCCCAGCTCCAGGAGCAGTTCGCCAAGTCCGGCGGTGTGCTGGGCAGTCTCGCCGGAGCCTGGCTCGGCGGCACGCACGGACCGGGCGCGGCAGGCAAGGCCGGCGCGGCGCCGGGCGAGGACCGGCCCTCGGACCGGGCCGGCGACCGGGCTCCGGACCGGGCCGCGGACTGGGCCGCCGACCTGGCGCCCACCGGTGACCCGGCCCGCGACCTCGACCGGCTGCTGGACCGCTTCCGCGACGAGGTGCGGGACGCCGCGCGGGACCACGGGGTGACCGCGGCCCGGGTGGCCGAGGCCCGCGACCACCTCGCGGCCGCCGCCGCCCGTCTGGGTACGACCTTCGGCTCCCGCCCGTAG
- a CDS encoding Clp protease N-terminal domain-containing protein: MFERFTRDARSTVTGAVAEARQAGAATVTEEHLLLSLLALGVLEPLGVDREVVAADLAAARRRGGMSRADEEALAGLGIDLTEIVSRIEEAHGEGALAAPAPRRRTLGSSIRSALGRTEPGGRGGSRHLPFTEGSKKVLEQSLRIALGRKDGHIGTLHLLLALLSRPGAPSEVLTDHGITYEAAEATLAA; this comes from the coding sequence ATGTTCGAACGCTTCACCCGGGACGCCCGGTCGACCGTTACCGGGGCGGTGGCCGAGGCCCGGCAGGCCGGGGCGGCCACGGTCACCGAGGAACACCTGCTGCTGTCCCTGCTGGCCCTGGGCGTTCTGGAGCCCCTCGGCGTGGACCGGGAGGTGGTGGCCGCCGACCTCGCGGCGGCCCGCCGCCGCGGCGGCATGTCCCGGGCGGACGAGGAGGCACTGGCCGGACTGGGCATCGACCTCACCGAGATCGTCTCGCGGATCGAGGAGGCCCACGGCGAGGGCGCCCTCGCGGCCCCCGCGCCGAGGCGCCGCACCCTGGGCTCCTCGATCCGCTCGGCCCTGGGGCGTACGGAGCCGGGCGGCCGGGGCGGCAGCCGCCACCTCCCCTTCACCGAGGGCTCGAAGAAGGTCCTGGAACAGTCCCTGCGCATCGCCCTGGGCCGCAAGGACGGCCACATCGGCACCCTGCACCTCCTCCTGGCCCTGCTCTCCCGCCCCGGCGCGCCCTCCGAGGTCCTGACGGACCACGGCATCACCTACGAGGCAGCGGAAGCGACCCTGGCGGCCTGA
- a CDS encoding helix-turn-helix domain-containing protein, whose product MTEATDLAERAGDRDPRVGLRAVAALRRLLEQLEAVQVRSARAQGWSWQEIAAELGVSRQAVHKKYGRL is encoded by the coding sequence ATGACGGAAGCGACCGATCTCGCCGAACGGGCAGGTGACCGGGACCCCCGCGTGGGCCTGCGTGCCGTGGCCGCCCTCCGCAGGCTGCTGGAGCAGCTGGAGGCCGTACAGGTACGCAGCGCCCGCGCGCAGGGGTGGTCCTGGCAGGAGATCGCGGCCGAGCTGGGCGTGAGCCGGCAGGCCGTGCACAAGAAGTACGGGAGGCTCTGA
- a CDS encoding zinc-binding dehydrogenase, which yields MFAAYAARIDRDQPLNGLVLGDRPAPQARPGWVTVNVKAASLNHHDLWSLRGVGLGEESLPMILGCDAAGTDQDGNEVVLHSVIGQSGHGVGPDEPRSILTERYQGTFAEQVTVPAWNVLRKPAELSFEEAACLPTAWLTAYRMLFTNAGVRPGDSVLVQGAGGGVATAAIALGKAAGLRVFATSRDEAKRKRAVELGAVEAFEPGARLPQRVDAVIETVGAATWSHSVKSLRPGGTLVISGATSGDRPAHAELTRIFFLELKVVGSTMGSKDELEDLLAFCATTGLRPVIDEVLPLDRAREGFEKLASGDLFGKIVLKP from the coding sequence ATGTTCGCTGCCTATGCCGCCCGAATCGACCGTGACCAGCCGCTGAACGGCCTTGTGCTGGGCGACCGCCCCGCGCCGCAGGCCCGCCCCGGCTGGGTGACCGTGAACGTCAAGGCCGCCTCCCTCAACCACCACGACCTGTGGTCGCTGCGCGGGGTGGGTCTCGGCGAGGAAAGCCTCCCGATGATCCTCGGCTGTGACGCGGCCGGGACCGACCAGGACGGCAACGAGGTCGTCCTGCACTCCGTGATCGGCCAGAGCGGCCACGGGGTCGGCCCGGACGAGCCCCGCTCGATCCTGACCGAGCGCTACCAGGGGACCTTCGCCGAACAGGTGACCGTCCCCGCCTGGAACGTCCTGCGCAAGCCCGCCGAGCTGTCCTTCGAGGAGGCCGCCTGCCTGCCGACGGCCTGGCTGACCGCCTACCGGATGCTCTTCACCAACGCCGGGGTACGCCCCGGGGACTCCGTCCTGGTACAGGGCGCCGGCGGGGGTGTCGCGACCGCCGCGATCGCCCTCGGCAAGGCGGCGGGCCTGCGGGTCTTCGCCACCAGCCGGGACGAGGCCAAGCGCAAGCGGGCCGTGGAGCTGGGCGCGGTGGAGGCCTTCGAGCCGGGCGCGCGGCTGCCGCAGCGGGTGGACGCGGTGATCGAGACCGTGGGTGCGGCCACCTGGTCCCACTCGGTGAAGTCCCTGCGCCCCGGCGGCACCCTGGTGATCTCGGGCGCCACGAGCGGCGACCGGCCGGCGCACGCCGAGCTGACCCGGATCTTCTTCCTGGAGCTCAAGGTGGTCGGCTCGACCATGGGCTCCAAGGACGAGCTGGAGGACCTCCTCGCCTTCTGCGCCACGACCGGCCTGCGACCGGTGATCGACGAGGTGCTGCCGCTGGACCGGGCGAGGGAGGGATTCGAGAAGCTCGCGTCGGGCGACCTCTTCGGCAAGATCGTCCTCAAGCCCTGA